In the Bos javanicus breed banteng chromosome 28, ARS-OSU_banteng_1.0, whole genome shotgun sequence genome, one interval contains:
- the TSNAX gene encoding translin-associated protein X, with the protein MSSKEGSGGFRKRKHDNFPHNQRREGKDVNSSSPVMLAFKSFQQELDARHDKYERLVKLSRDITVESKRTIFLLHRITSAPDMEEILTESEVKLDGVRQKILQVAQELSVEDMHQFHRAITTGLQEYVEAVSFQHFIKTRSLISMDEINKQLIFSTEDNGKENKTPSSDAQDKQCGTWRLRITPVDYLLGVADLTGELMRMCINSVGNGDIDTPFEVSQFLRQVYDGFSFIGNTGPYEVSKKLYTLKQSLAKVENACYALKVRGSEIPKHMLADVFSVKTEMIDQEEGIS; encoded by the exons ATGAGCAGCAAAGAAG GATCAGGAGGGTTCAGGAAAAGGAAGCATGACAATTTCCCACATaaccagagaagagaagggaaggatgTTAATTCATCTTCACCTGTGATGTTGGCCTTCAAAT CATTTCAACAGGAACTTGATGCAAGACATGACAAATACGAGAGACTTGTGAAACTTAGTCGAGATATAACTGTTGAAAGCAAAAGGACGATTTTTCTCCTCCATAGAATTACAAG TGCTCCTGATATGGAAGAAATATTGACTGAATCAGAAGTTAAATTGGATGGTGTCAGACAAAAGATATTGCAGGTAGCCCAAGAGCTCTCAGTAGAAGACATGCATCAATTCCACAGAGCCATTACTACAG GACTGCAGGAATATGTGGAGGCTGTCTCTTTTCAACACTTCATCAAAACACGATCACTTATCAGTATGGATGAAATTAATAAACAGTTGATTTTTTCAACAGAAGacaatgggaaagaaaataagact cctTCCTCTGATGCACAGGATAAGCAGTGCGGAACTTGGAGACTGAGAATCACGCCTGTTGATTACCTTCTGGGAGTGGCTGATTTAACTGGAGAGTTGATGCGAATGTGTATTAACAGTGTCGGGAACGGGGACATTGACACTCCCTTTGAAGTGAGCCAGTTTTTACGTCAGGTTTACGATGGGTTTTCATTCATTGGCAATACCGGACCTTACGAGGTTTCAAAGAAGCTGTATACTTTGAAACAAAGTCTGGCCAAAGTGGAGAACGCTTGTTATGCCTTGAAAGTCAGAGGTTCAGAAATCCCAAAACACATGCTGGCAGATGTCTTTTCAGTTAAGACAGAAATGATTGATCAAGAGGAGGGCATTTCTTAG